In a genomic window of Thalassophryne amazonica chromosome 12, fThaAma1.1, whole genome shotgun sequence:
- the ccl20a.3 gene encoding C-C motif chemokine 20a.3 → MVQIKGLILLLTICLSDVCTSAAYHSHGCCRQYTRGKIPLNNIKGYSVQTVKEMCPINAIIFHTKRGKVCTNPAFDWVMDYVNHLRKKAEIVHIKTSQA, encoded by the exons atggtgcAAATCAAAGGTCTAATCCTGCTCCTCACCATCTGTCTGTCAGATGTATGCACATCTGCAG CTTATCACAGTCACGGATGTTGTCGACAATACACCAGAGGCAAAATACCGCTGAATAATATCAAAGGATATTCAGTCCAGACTGTTAAAGAGATGTGTCCAATCAATGCCATCAT TTTCCACACAAAAAGAGGCAAAGTGTGCACCAATCCTGCTTTTGACTGGGTGATGGACTATGTCAACCACTTAAg GAAAAAAGCAGAAATTGTTCACATCAAGACCTCGCAGGCTTAA